One stretch of Pandoraea oxalativorans DNA includes these proteins:
- the mrdA gene encoding penicillin-binding protein 2 has product MTEFKNPQQQLQTFHLRVTAAAFFVLICFSLLAVRFVYLQVFRHNQYALQADENRVSLAPIVPNRGVIMDRNGVVLARNYSAYTLEITPSKIGRPLEDLVTDLSDVIEITPRDRARFKKLMDDSKSFESLPIRTRLTDEEVARFTAQRFRFPGVDVHARLFRQYPLGETAAHVIGYIGRISQRDRQRIDAMSEENDSDSAKYDIRRDVNNYKGTDYIGKIGVEQSYETQLHGITGFEEIEVTAGGRPVRTISRTPATPGDNLVLSIDIKLQQVAEQAFAGRRGAVVAIEPQTGDVLAFVSAPSFDPNLFVEGIDQQNWDALNTSADRPLLNRPLRGTYPIGSTYKPFMALAALELGKRTTNWGFQDTGSFTLGNHTFRNDVRNGQGWIDMYRSIVVSNDTYYYMLAHDLGVNAIHDFMAPLGFGQLTGIDIEGEARGILPSTEWKRKAYKKPAQQKWYDGETISLGIGQGYNSFTILQLAHATATLANNGVVMKPHLVKAVEDPVSHARQLTVPHESARLPYKQADVDFVKRAMVGVIKEGTGRQAFAGAPYDAGGKTGTAQVYSLGKNEKYNHNAIPEFKRDHALFIAFAPAEDPKIAIALIVENAGWGGAQAGPVARRLLDYYLIDEPKERAAEAAALQAAASGAGAVSAVSATPDAPPASAAELDRAGAATTTVSRVAPGASGAAAANAANVLSRAAGGKASAPAAAPATPQTPPPPQQKPAVSPTVADEARHRAAIRAQRGQGGTP; this is encoded by the coding sequence ATGACCGAGTTCAAGAATCCCCAGCAACAACTGCAGACGTTTCACCTGCGGGTAACGGCGGCCGCGTTTTTCGTGCTGATCTGCTTCAGCCTGCTCGCGGTGCGTTTCGTCTATCTGCAAGTTTTCCGTCACAACCAGTACGCCCTGCAAGCCGACGAAAACCGCGTCTCGCTCGCGCCCATCGTGCCCAACCGTGGCGTGATCATGGATCGCAATGGCGTGGTTCTGGCGCGCAACTACTCTGCCTACACGCTGGAAATCACGCCGTCGAAGATCGGCCGTCCGCTCGAAGACCTCGTTACCGACCTGTCGGACGTGATCGAGATTACGCCGCGTGACCGCGCTCGCTTCAAGAAGCTGATGGACGACAGCAAGAGCTTCGAGAGTCTGCCGATTCGCACGCGGCTGACCGACGAGGAAGTCGCCCGCTTCACCGCCCAGCGTTTCCGCTTTCCCGGCGTGGACGTGCACGCGCGTCTGTTCCGTCAATACCCGCTCGGCGAGACGGCGGCGCACGTGATCGGCTACATCGGCCGGATTTCGCAGCGCGACCGTCAGCGTATCGACGCGATGAGCGAAGAGAACGACAGCGATAGCGCCAAGTACGACATCCGCCGCGACGTCAACAACTACAAGGGCACCGACTACATCGGCAAGATCGGCGTCGAGCAAAGCTACGAGACGCAGCTCCACGGCATCACCGGTTTCGAGGAAATCGAAGTGACCGCCGGGGGCCGTCCGGTGCGCACGATCTCGCGCACCCCGGCCACGCCAGGCGACAACCTCGTGCTGTCCATCGACATCAAGCTTCAGCAGGTCGCCGAACAGGCCTTCGCCGGACGTCGCGGCGCGGTGGTCGCCATCGAACCGCAGACCGGCGACGTGCTCGCGTTCGTGTCCGCGCCGAGCTTCGACCCGAATCTGTTCGTCGAAGGCATCGATCAGCAGAACTGGGACGCCCTGAACACCTCGGCCGACCGGCCGCTGCTCAACCGGCCGTTGCGCGGCACCTATCCGATCGGCTCGACGTACAAGCCGTTCATGGCGCTCGCTGCGCTCGAACTGGGCAAGCGCACAACGAACTGGGGGTTCCAGGACACTGGCTCGTTCACGCTGGGCAACCACACGTTCCGCAACGACGTGCGCAACGGTCAGGGCTGGATCGACATGTACCGATCGATCGTGGTCTCGAACGACACGTATTACTACATGCTCGCGCACGATCTGGGCGTGAACGCCATTCACGACTTCATGGCGCCGCTCGGCTTCGGCCAATTGACGGGCATCGACATCGAAGGCGAAGCGCGCGGCATCCTGCCGTCGACCGAATGGAAGCGCAAGGCATACAAGAAACCGGCGCAGCAGAAGTGGTACGACGGTGAGACGATCAGTCTGGGCATCGGACAGGGCTACAACTCGTTCACGATCCTGCAACTCGCGCACGCCACGGCCACGCTGGCGAACAACGGCGTGGTGATGAAGCCTCACCTCGTGAAGGCCGTCGAAGATCCGGTCTCGCATGCGCGCCAGCTGACCGTGCCGCATGAAAGCGCACGTCTGCCGTACAAGCAGGCGGACGTCGACTTCGTCAAACGGGCGATGGTCGGCGTGATCAAGGAAGGCACGGGACGTCAGGCGTTCGCCGGTGCACCGTACGATGCGGGCGGCAAGACGGGCACGGCGCAGGTGTACTCGCTCGGCAAGAACGAGAAGTACAACCACAACGCGATCCCCGAGTTCAAGCGCGACCACGCGCTGTTCATCGCCTTCGCCCCGGCAGAAGATCCGAAGATCGCCATTGCGCTGATCGTCGAGAACGCCGGTTGGGGTGGCGCGCAGGCCGGTCCGGTGGCACGACGCCTGCTCGACTACTACCTCATCGACGAACCGAAGGAGCGCGCAGCCGAAGCCGCTGCGCTGCAAGCCGCCGCGTCCGGCGCGGGTGCCGTGTCGGCGGTCTCCGCCACGCCGGATGCACCGCCGGCCAGCGCCGCCGAGCTCGACCGCGCGGGCGCCGCCACGACGACCGTGTCGCGTGTTGCGCCGGGCGCTTCGGGTGCCGCCGCCGCCAACGCCGCCAACGTCCTCTCGCGCGCCGCAGGCGGCAAGGCGTCGGCCCCGGCAGCAGCACCTGCGACACCTCAGACGCCGCCCCCCCCTCAGCAAAAGCCCGCCGTAAGCCCGACCGTCGCCGACGAAGCGCGCCACCGCGCCGCGATCCGCGCACAGCGTGGGCAAGGAGGAACGCCATGA
- the mreD gene encoding rod shape-determining protein MreD, with amino-acid sequence MPRPQYILLPVNPYFITLSLVVAFLVNLMPWGHAPAMPDFVALVLMFWNIHQPRKVGMGVAFLVGLLMDVHNAGLLGEHALAYTLLSYGAIMIHRRVLFFTLLGQALTVLPLLLLAHVVPFIIRLATGAAFPGWWPLAASFVEAVLWPVISILLLAPQKRAVDRDDTRPI; translated from the coding sequence ATGCCACGACCGCAATACATCCTGCTGCCGGTCAATCCGTACTTCATCACGCTCAGTCTCGTGGTGGCGTTTCTGGTCAACCTGATGCCGTGGGGGCACGCCCCCGCCATGCCCGACTTCGTCGCGCTGGTGCTGATGTTCTGGAACATCCACCAGCCGCGCAAAGTCGGCATGGGCGTGGCGTTTCTCGTCGGGTTGCTCATGGACGTGCACAACGCCGGGCTGCTGGGTGAGCATGCGCTCGCCTACACGCTGCTGTCGTACGGTGCGATCATGATTCACCGCCGCGTTCTGTTCTTCACGCTGCTCGGTCAGGCGCTCACGGTGCTGCCGTTGCTGCTGCTCGCGCACGTGGTGCCGTTCATCATCCGTCTGGCGACCGGCGCAGCATTTCCGGGCTGGTGGCCGCTCGCGGCCAGCTTCGTGGAAGCTGTGCTCTGGCCGGTGATCAGTATCTTGCTGCTCGCGCCGCAGAAACGCGCCGTCGACCGCGACGATACGCGTCCGATCTGA